One window of the Streptomyces asoensis genome contains the following:
- a CDS encoding histidine-type phosphatase, which produces MNRVTPALATALGALVLTALPAHAADTGGSGTHLAHRDSYGTKATYAPEQSARSYQRPPAGFTPVFTENVSRHGSRSATDSEDGDLILALWDKAEATGQLTGKGEEFGPKVRALQAAMAKIGYGNLSGLGKEEIQDTATRTAARLPSLFAGIARDGEKIDVVSSGQGRAVDSANLYAGALADADPALEPLIGTTRTDKDLLYFHKADGGAAYRDYIANDQRLADTLAKITDQPKTHKAAYSVLRRLFKAAFVEQLGSADQVAAAQAVYNLYAIAPAMSEESPGGKGWGMQRYISTSDAAWFGYLSDAEDFYEKGPGFADSDITYKMADVLLDDFFQQVEAKRSGTSTLGAELRFTHAEEIIPLAALMGLPGSTKPVTAAKPYTYASNPWRGADVAPLASNIQWDVYEKNGRFLVRMLYNEQETSFKAACTPISKGSKFYDLDELERCFGRG; this is translated from the coding sequence ATGAACCGCGTCACCCCCGCCCTCGCCACCGCCCTCGGCGCGCTCGTGCTCACCGCACTGCCTGCCCACGCCGCCGACACCGGCGGCTCCGGTACGCACCTCGCGCACCGCGACAGCTACGGCACGAAGGCCACCTACGCGCCCGAGCAGAGCGCACGCTCCTACCAGCGGCCGCCGGCCGGCTTCACCCCCGTCTTCACGGAGAACGTCTCCCGGCACGGCTCCCGCTCCGCCACGGACAGCGAGGACGGCGACCTGATCCTCGCCCTCTGGGACAAGGCCGAGGCCACGGGCCAACTCACCGGCAAGGGTGAGGAGTTCGGCCCGAAGGTACGCGCCCTCCAGGCCGCCATGGCGAAGATCGGCTACGGCAACCTGAGCGGCCTCGGCAAGGAGGAGATCCAGGACACGGCCACCCGCACGGCCGCCCGGCTGCCCTCCCTCTTCGCCGGGATCGCGCGCGACGGCGAGAAGATCGACGTCGTCAGCTCCGGCCAGGGCCGGGCCGTCGACAGCGCCAACCTGTACGCGGGCGCCCTCGCCGACGCCGACCCGGCCCTCGAGCCGCTGATCGGCACGACCCGCACCGACAAGGACCTGCTCTACTTCCACAAGGCCGACGGCGGCGCGGCCTACCGCGACTACATCGCGAACGACCAGCGCCTCGCGGACACCCTGGCGAAGATCACCGACCAACCGAAGACCCACAAGGCCGCGTACAGCGTCCTGCGGCGCCTCTTCAAGGCCGCCTTCGTCGAGCAGCTCGGCAGCGCCGACCAGGTCGCCGCAGCCCAGGCCGTCTACAACCTGTACGCCATCGCCCCCGCGATGAGCGAGGAGAGCCCGGGCGGGAAGGGCTGGGGGATGCAGCGGTACATCTCCACCTCCGACGCCGCCTGGTTCGGGTACCTGAGCGACGCCGAGGACTTCTACGAGAAGGGTCCCGGCTTCGCCGACAGCGACATCACGTACAAGATGGCGGACGTCCTGCTCGACGACTTCTTCCAGCAGGTGGAGGCCAAGCGGTCCGGCACCAGCACCCTGGGCGCCGAACTCCGCTTCACCCACGCCGAGGAGATCATCCCGCTGGCCGCCCTGATGGGCCTGCCCGGCAGCACGAAGCCGGTCACCGCCGCCAAGCCGTACACCTACGCCTCGAACCCGTGGCGCGGCGCCGACGTGGCCCCCCTCGCCTCGAACATCCAGTGGGACGTCTACGAGAAGAACGGCCGGTTCCTGGTCCGCATGCTCTACAACGAGCAGGAGACGTCCTTCAAGGCCGCCTGCACCCCGATATCCAAGGGCAGCAAGTTCTACGACCTGGACGAGCTGGAACGCTGCTTCGGCCGCGGCTGA
- a CDS encoding isoprenyl transferase has product MVVRGFLGRQRREYRTPEPHPSGARPPKLPGELVPEHVAIVMDGNGRWAKERGLPRTEGHKVGAEQVLDVLQGAVEMGVRNISLYAFSTENWKRSPDEVRFLMNFNRDFIRKTRDQLDELGIRVRWVGRMPKLWKSVAKELQVAQEQTKDNDRLTLYFCMNYGGRAEIADAAQALAEDVKAGRLDPSKVNEKTLAKYLYYPDMPDVDLFLRPSGEQRTSNYLLWQSAYAELVFQDVLWPDFDRRDLWRACVEFASRDRRFGGAVTNEELLAMEGKTPDQEATS; this is encoded by the coding sequence ATGGTCGTACGCGGGTTCCTGGGGCGGCAGCGTCGGGAGTACAGGACGCCGGAGCCGCACCCGTCCGGCGCGCGCCCGCCGAAGCTCCCGGGCGAGCTGGTCCCCGAGCATGTGGCGATCGTCATGGACGGCAACGGCCGCTGGGCCAAGGAGCGCGGGCTGCCGCGCACCGAGGGGCACAAGGTCGGCGCCGAGCAGGTCCTCGACGTGCTCCAGGGCGCGGTAGAGATGGGTGTGCGCAACATCTCGCTGTACGCCTTCTCCACCGAGAACTGGAAGCGCTCGCCCGACGAGGTCCGCTTCCTGATGAACTTCAACCGCGACTTCATCCGCAAGACCCGCGACCAGCTCGACGAGCTCGGCATCCGGGTGCGCTGGGTGGGCCGGATGCCCAAGCTGTGGAAGTCGGTCGCCAAGGAGCTCCAGGTCGCCCAGGAGCAGACCAAGGACAACGACCGTCTCACCCTGTACTTCTGCATGAACTACGGCGGCCGGGCGGAGATCGCGGACGCGGCGCAGGCGCTCGCCGAGGATGTGAAGGCGGGCCGGCTCGACCCGTCGAAGGTCAACGAGAAGACCCTCGCGAAGTACCTGTACTACCCGGACATGCCGGACGTCGACCTGTTCCTGCGGCCGAGCGGCGAGCAGCGCACCTCCAACTACCTGCTCTGGCAGAGCGCGTACGCGGAGCTGGTCTTCCAGGACGTGCTGTGGCCCGACTTCGACCGCCGTGACCTGTGGCGGGCGTGCGTCGAGTTCGCGTCCCGGGACCGTCGTTTCGGCGGCGCGGTCACGAATGAGGAACTCTTGGCCATGGAGGGGAAGACTCCGGACCAGGAGGCCACCTCCTAG
- the recO gene encoding DNA repair protein RecO, producing the protein MSLFRDDGIVLRTQKLGEADRIITLLTRGHGRVRAVARGVRRTKSKFGARLEPFSHVDVQFFARGSSELVGRGLPLCTQSEIIAPYGGGIVTDYARYTAGTAMLETAERFTDHEGEPAVQQYLLLVGALRTLARGEHAPHLVLDAFLLRSLAVNGYAPSFGDCAKCGMPGPNRFFSVAAGGSVCVDCRVAGSVVPSPQTLVLLGALLTGDWETADACEARHVREGSGLVSAYLHWHLERGLRSLRYVEK; encoded by the coding sequence ATGAGTCTCTTCCGGGACGACGGCATCGTCCTGCGGACCCAGAAACTCGGCGAGGCCGACCGCATCATCACGCTGCTCACGCGCGGGCACGGGCGGGTGCGGGCCGTGGCGCGGGGGGTACGGCGGACGAAGTCCAAGTTCGGCGCCCGCCTCGAACCCTTCTCCCACGTCGACGTGCAGTTCTTCGCGCGGGGCAGCAGCGAACTGGTCGGCCGCGGCCTGCCGCTGTGCACGCAGAGCGAGATCATCGCTCCCTACGGTGGCGGGATCGTGACCGACTACGCCCGCTACACCGCCGGGACGGCCATGCTGGAGACCGCCGAGCGGTTCACCGACCACGAGGGCGAACCGGCCGTCCAGCAGTACCTGCTGCTCGTCGGGGCGCTGCGCACCCTGGCCCGCGGGGAGCACGCCCCGCACCTCGTCCTCGACGCGTTCCTGCTGCGGTCGCTGGCCGTCAACGGATACGCCCCCAGCTTCGGCGACTGCGCCAAGTGCGGAATGCCGGGACCCAACCGGTTCTTCTCCGTCGCGGCCGGCGGCTCCGTCTGCGTCGACTGCCGGGTGGCCGGCAGCGTCGTACCCTCGCCGCAGACCCTGGTCCTGCTGGGCGCACTGCTCACGGGAGACTGGGAGACGGCGGACGCGTGCGAGGCGCGGCACGTCCGGGAGGGCAGCGGGCTGGTGTCCGCCTATCTGCACTGGCACCTGGAGCGCGGACTGCGCTCACTCAGGTACGTGGAGAAATAG
- the bla gene encoding class A beta-lactamase, with product MLSSHLSPRPSRRTLLTAGAAGTAVLLTAGPAGAATDDPVTARLRDLEAGHGARLGVFAYNVRTGRSVRYRADERFPVCSLFKTLAVAAVLRDLPEATLDRRVFWTSTDVVENSPVTQDHVADGMTIAELSAAAIQRSDNTAGNLLLRELGGPTAITRFARSVGDRVTRLDRWEPDLNSAEPDRVTDTTTPYAIGRTYARLVLGDALAPADGRRLTDWMLGTITSANRFRAGLPPTWTVADKTGGGWYGANNDAGVAWTPDGAPVVLVVQLTKPDREAAYDNELIVETARVLAETLV from the coding sequence ATCTTAAGCTCGCACCTTTCCCCCAGGCCCTCCCGCCGCACCCTGCTGACGGCCGGCGCGGCCGGCACGGCCGTCCTGCTCACCGCGGGCCCCGCCGGAGCCGCCACCGACGACCCCGTCACCGCCCGCCTGCGCGACCTCGAAGCCGGGCACGGCGCCCGCCTCGGCGTGTTCGCGTACAACGTCCGCACCGGGCGCTCGGTCCGCTACCGGGCCGACGAACGCTTCCCGGTCTGCTCCCTGTTCAAGACCCTGGCGGTCGCGGCCGTCCTGCGGGACCTGCCCGAGGCAACACTGGACCGCCGCGTCTTCTGGACGTCGACGGACGTGGTGGAGAACTCCCCCGTCACCCAGGACCATGTGGCCGACGGCATGACGATCGCCGAGCTGTCCGCCGCGGCCATCCAGCGCAGCGACAACACGGCCGGCAACCTGCTCCTGCGCGAGCTGGGCGGCCCCACGGCGATCACCCGCTTCGCCCGCTCCGTCGGCGACCGCGTCACCCGCCTCGACCGCTGGGAGCCGGACCTCAACTCGGCCGAACCGGACCGGGTCACGGACACCACCACCCCGTACGCGATCGGCCGGACCTACGCCCGTCTCGTCCTCGGCGACGCGCTGGCCCCGGCCGACGGCCGGCGCCTGACCGACTGGATGCTCGGCACGATCACCAGCGCCAACCGGTTCCGCGCCGGACTCCCTCCGACCTGGACGGTCGCCGACAAGACCGGCGGCGGCTGGTACGGCGCGAACAACGACGCCGGAGTCGCCTGGACCCCGGACGGCGCCCCCGTCGTCCTGGTCGTCCAGCTCACCAAGCCGGACCGGGAGGCGGCCTACGACAACGAACTGATCGTGGAGACCGCGAGGGTACTGGCGGAGACGCTGGTCTAG